The window TGCAAAAGCTGTTCAGAAGAGATTGTTCTTTCCCTGTGATGTTGAAGCCTGGAAACGATATTTACATTTTTTAAAAGTGCCATCGTTGGAAGATTAACTTTAACCTGTTTAAAATTAATCAATTATAAAAGTATTACCAAAGAATATTCAGGATCCTTGGGGCTTTTAATAGAATTTAATTTGCATTCGGGATAAATGTTATGTACTGAAAAACAGTTTATTGCAAACGATTGTTGCAGAAGATATAGGAGGGTTGTCTATGGCCGGTTTTCATTGGGGTTGTTTGATTTCTAATGAAAAAAAATTGTGTACATTTGACTTTTACTAATCATTTTGAAATAAACATGAAATTACTTGAAGGAAAAACTGTAATTATTACAGGAGCCAGTAGAGGTATAGGAAAGGGTATTGCGGAAGTTTTTGCTGATCATGGAGCAAATATCGCATTTAGCTATAATTCATCTGTAGAAGCTGCTAATGAGTTAGAGAATGAGTTGTCGTCCAGAGGAGTAAAAGTGAAAGGATATAAAAGCAATGCGGCTGATTACGAACAAGCCCAAAGTCTGGCTGAAGCAGTAGTTAAGGAATTCGGTTCTATCGATGTCTTGATTAACAATGCCGGTATTACGAAAGATAATCTTTTGATGCGGATTACAGAAGAAGACTTCGATAAAGTAATTGAAGTGAATCTAAAATCCGTATTTAATATGACCAAGGCTGTTCAGCGAACCATGCTAAAACAACGAAAGGGATCTATCATAAACATGAGTTCTGTTGTCGGTGTTAAAGGGAATGCAGGGCAAACCAATTATGCAGCATCGAAAGCAGGGATACTAGGGTTTACAAAATCCGTGGC of the Zhouia spongiae genome contains:
- the fabG gene encoding 3-oxoacyl-[acyl-carrier-protein] reductase — encoded protein: MKLLEGKTVIITGASRGIGKGIAEVFADHGANIAFSYNSSVEAANELENELSSRGVKVKGYKSNAADYEQAQSLAEAVVKEFGSIDVLINNAGITKDNLLMRITEEDFDKVIEVNLKSVFNMTKAVQRTMLKQRKGSIINMSSVVGVKGNAGQTNYAASKAGILGFTKSVALELGSRNIRCNAIAPGFIETEMTAKLDDQVVQGWRDAIPLKRGGSPEDVANACLFLASDMSAYVTGQVLNVDGGMLT